GCTCCCGTCACGGGAGACTATGAACGATGCCTGAACTATTCCGCCTTCACCCCGCATTGCCGCTTCCGGCGGATATGTCCATACTCTGTAAAGCCTTGATGCAAACTTGTAAAAATACGACTGATACCGCATTTTGACATACTGCATGGAGACTGTGTCCTCGCCTGTCACTTCTGAACCGCCCGTGGCGTATTTCTCAATGACATCCTTGGGGTTCATTATGCTGTCAATACGCTTTCTCTCCGCATCCCTGTCTGCTGTGGACGGTATGGACTGCTTAGGGGTGTCGGGCGATACCTTCGGCATATCCGCTGTGCTCTTGGGAGGAAGAGCGGTCGGCGGCTGAGGTGCGGGTTTTTCTTCAGCGGCTGAGGGTTTCTGCGCGGGGGTTCTGTCCGGAGATTTTTTTCTGTCCTCGCCGTTTTTAACAGCGGCTTTTTTCTGCTGTTTAGGAGGCGAAGGTCTGTCCTCTTCGATGTGTGTCTCCTTCTGTTCGTCCAGATGGGTGGGGGGCACATACCGTTTTGGTGAGGGTTCGGGCTGTCCGGTTTTCTCTTTCGGCTTTTCCTTAGGGATGATCTGTATGTCTACGGGCTTTTCACGCTTTTTCTCCCCCTGCGGCAGATGCAGGACATCCAGCAGAAAAAGGTGCAGCAGAAATGAGATAAGCAGAAATACCCAGAATATGTAACGCATTAAAGAAAGATACTCTTTGATTTATTTATTTACAAGACGGGATTAATGGTAAAAAGTTCTGTGCTGTACACAGGATAAAAGAACTTGACACGAGGAGACTCAAGTCTTATTATACGCTCATAAGCAAATATTACTCAATAGGAGGCTAAACTATGGCAATCGTAAGATGGGATCCCCTGAAAGACCTGATGACAATGCACGACAGAATGAACAAAATCTTTGACGAAACCCTGAGCAAAACCGCTCACGGAAGCTATGGCGACTGGCTCCCCCCTGTGGATATCTACGAAACAGATTCGGAGATAGTCATCATAGCGGAACTGCCCGGTGTTAAAGAGGACGAACTGGATATTCAGATGGCTGACGGTGTTCTGGTTCTCAAGGGCGAAAAGAAATATCCCGTGGACGGCGACAGCGACAACTATTACAGGCTGGAGCGTTCATACGGAAAATTTAACCGCTCTTTCGCAATCCCCAACAACGTTGATGTCAACAGCGTTAAGGCATCGCTGAAAGACGGACTTCTGAAGATAACCCTTCAGAAACGCACAGAGGTTCAGCCCAAGGTTATCAAAGTAGAAACTGAATAAATTACGGTGAAATAAGATGTCCCAAGACTATTACGCTATCCTCGGCGTGGCGAAATCCGCCACTGAGGACGAAATCAAAAAAGCATACAGAAAGCTGGCAAGGAAATATCACCCTGATGTGAACCCCGGCGACAAATCCGCCGAGGACAAATTCAAGGAGATATCCGAGGCCTATGGCGTTCTGTCCGATGCCGAGAAACGCAAGCAGTACGACTCTCTGGGGCATGACGCATTTAAAAACGGAGGACACGGATACGATTTCTCCGGTGCAAACTTTGAAGACATAAGAAACCACTTCGGCGGTTTCGACATGAACGATATATTCGGGAACATGTTCGGCGGCGGATTTGGCGGCGGAGGCCGCCGCCGCTCCGACACCCCCGTTCAGGGCGAGGATATCAACCTCACTGTTCAGGTTCCCTTCAAAGATGCTGTGTTCGGAAACGAATATGAGATATCCGTGAACCATACAGAAAAATGCGCCTCCTGCAACGGCAAGGGCGGCGACAAGGTTACCTGTCCCACCTGCAACGGTTCAGGCCAGAGTATGAACCAGAGAGGCGGAATGTTCTCGGTTTCCGCATGCCCCACATGCAAAGGGCACGGCCAGATATCTAAAAACGTCTGCTCCGTGTGCAAAGGCAGCGGATATAAGAACGTGCAGGAAAAGATAAAGGTCCGCATCCCCAAGGGTGTGGATAAGAACTCGAAGATCCGTGTGGCAGGAAAAGGAAATGCGGGGCGGAACGGCGGACCGCAGGGTGATCTTTATATCATCACAAACGTGCAGGATCACGATGTCTTCGAGAGAAAGGGCGACAACATTTATGTGAACGTTGAGGTCGATATGTTCGAAGCCGCACTGGGAACGAAGATAAACCTTCCCACCCCATACGGCACCATAAGCATGAACATTCCCGCAGGCACACAGCCCGGGCAGACCTTCCGTGTCAAAAACAAAGGTGTTCCGAGTCTCAAAGGCAGCGCCGCAGGCGACCTTTATGTCGTTATCAAGGTGCGTGTGCCTCAGGTTGCGGTAGAGAAAGACCGTGAAGCCCTGAGCGACATGCAGCACAGATATTCAGATGATGCCAGACAGAGACTCATAGACAAAGCGAGGCTGTAGCCATGAGAAGTAAGCCCCTCTACGTCATAAGTATTGTGTCGGAGATGTTCGATCTGCACCCGCAGACCCTCCGGCAGTATGAAAGGCTGGGATTCATAAACCCCCAGCGCTCTCAGGGAAACACAAGATTATACTCTGACGAGGACCTTGAAACCTTGAAATTCATCCTTACCCTCACCAAAGACATGGGGGTAAATCTGGCCGGAGTGGAAGTTATCATGAACATGAAAAACCAGATAGAGGAACTTAAAGCCCAGAACGATACCATGCGCAGATTCATAATGGAGAACGCAGACAGCATAAACGCAAAACGTGAGGGACTTGTTCCCGTTAAGGAGAACAGGATAATCAAGGTCAGAATCGAAAAGGAGTGATCAGGAGGATATCATGATTAACTTCAACAAAATGACCATTAAAGCACAGGAGGCTGTTCAGGCCGCTCTGGACGATGCGGAGAGCCGCAATCACCAGCAGCTTCTGCCGGAACATCTTCTCTTTGCGCTCATAAAACAGGAAGACGGAATAGTAACCCCCCTTCTGCATAAGGCGGGAGTGAACGTAAGCAAGCTTCTGGACGAAACTGAACGAATCATAAACAAACAGCCCAAGGTTGAGGGCAGTGTTCAGCTTTATATGTCGCAGGAGGCGAAAAAGGCTCTGGATTATGCCTTTAACAGCCTTAAGAAATTCGGGGACGAATACGTCTCCACCGAGCATATCCTCATGGGTGTGGGCGAAAATGCGGGTTATGACCTGCGCACCGCTCTTTCATCCTGCGGATATTCCCTTAATACGATACTCAAGGCATATGAGGCCACCAAAGGCTCAAGCCGTGTGACCGACCAGAACCCTGAAGACAAGATGAACGTTCTGGATAAATATACCATAGACCTGACGGAAGCCGCCAGAAAGGGCAAACTTGACCCTGTAATAGGCAGGGACGAAGAGATAAGACGTGTGATACACGTTCTCTCCAGACGAACAAAGAATAACCCTGTGCTGATAGGCGAGCCGGGCGTAGGTAAAACAGCCATAGCCGAAGGACTTGCCCAGCGAATCATTAACGGCGACGTGCCGGAATCCCTGAAAAACCGAACTGTGGCAGTGCTCGACATGGGCGCACTCATAGCCGGAACAAAGTTCAGGGGCGAGTTTGAGGACAGGCTCAAAGCGATTCTGAATGCAATCAAAGAGCGTGAGGGCGAGATTGTGCTCTTTATAGACGAGATGCACACTCTTGTGGGCGCAGGTAAATCCGACGGCGCAATGGATGCCGCAAACCTGCTTAAACCCGCACTGGCAAGGGGCGAACTCCACTGCATCGGCGCAACGACACTTGACGAATACAAAAAATACGTTGAGAAGGATTCCGCACTTGAGCGCAGATTCCAGCCGGTGTATGTCAAAGAACCCACAGTGGAGGACACTGTTTCCATTCTGAGGGGACTTAAAGAGCGTTACGAGGTGCACCACGGTGTGCGCATCAAGGACAGCGCACTGGTTGCCGCCGCACATCTTGCCGACAAATACATCAGCGACAGGTTCATGCCCGACAAGGCGATAGACCTGATAGACGAGGCTACGGCCAGAATCCGTATGGAGATAGACAGTCTGCCCACGGAACTGGACGAGCTTGAAAGAAAGATAACTCAGCTTGAGATAGACAAACAGGCTCTTAAGAAGGAGCAGGATGCCGCCAGCAGACAGAGGCTTGAGAAGCTTGAAAACGAGCTTGCAAACCTGAGAGAGCAGGCATCCGCAATGCGTATGGCATGGCAGAACGAAAAGAACGTCATTCAGCAGGTGCGCACCATTAAAGAGCAGATAGAACAGGCTAAGCACGACATGGCGCAGGCGGAACGCTTCGGCGATCTGCAAAAGGCGTCTGAGATAAAATACGGAACCCTCGTGAACCTTAATAAGGACATGGAGACTGCAAACCTGAAACTTACCGAGCTTCAGAAGAGCAAGCGCATGCTGAAAGAGGAGGTTGATGAGGAGGATATCGCCGCAGTTATCAGCAAATGGACGGGAATCCCCGCCACAAAACTGCTGGAGGCTGAGGCCGACAAGCTCATAAACATGGAAAAATACCTTCACAAGCGTGTGATAGGTCAGGATAACGCCATCGCCGCCGTCTGCGAATCTGTCAGACGAAGCAGGGCGGGGCTTAACGACCCTAACAAACCGCTGGGTTCGTTCATTTTCCTCGGCCCCACAGGTGTGGGTAAGACAGAGCTTGCGAAATCACTGGCCGAGTTCCTTTTCGATTCGGAGGATGCAATCGTCCGTATCGATATGAGCGAATATATGGAGAAACACGCCGTTGCAAGGCTCATCGGAGCACCCCCCGGATACGTCGGATACGAAGAGGGCGGACAGCTCACCGAGGCCGTGCGCAGAAGACCCTATTGCGTCATACTTCTTGACGAGATAGAAAAGGCGCATCCGGACGTGTTCAACGTTCTGCTTCAGCTTCTTGACGACGGCAGGCTCACCGACAGCAAAGGACGTACGGTGTCCTTTAAAAACTGCGTGGTGATAATGACCTCGAACATAGCAAGCGACCTCATCCATGAATCGTTTGCAAAAGAGGGCAGCTGGCAGGAGAAATACGGCGAGATACAGAAAATAGCAACCGGACAGCTTTCGATGTTCTTCAGGCCTGAGTTCCTGAACCGTATCGATGATATCATCGTTTTCCATCCTCTCGGAATGGAGCATATCGCCGATATAGCAGAGATACTTATGCAGGGATTCGCCAAAAGGGTGGCCGAGAACAACATTGAACTTTCATGGGACAAATCTGTCATTGATGAGATAATAAAGGCAGGTTTTGATCCGTCATACGGCGCAAGACCCATGAAGCGTGCCATCAGGCGTCTGGTTGAAAACTTTGTAGCGGAGAAGATAATCAGAGGCGAGCTGAAACAGGGTGATAAAGCTCAGCTTTCGTTCACGAATGGCGGCATGCAGATTATTTTATCCTAAATGTTAATGCCGGATTGTGCATATATGTGTTATAATCCGGATATGGCAGGGGACTATGAGCGAAGAAACAGAAGAGACTCTGGACGAAACCGAACAACTTGATGAAGAAGAGATAGAAGAGGCTGCGGAGCAGGCAGAGATGCCTGCTCCCGTCAGCGAAAACTCGCTGAAACAGTATCTCAACAGCATCTCACGATATAAACCCCTTACGAAAGAACAGGAGTACGATCTAGGTGTGCGCATCGCCGGGGGCGATCAGGAAGCGCTGAACAAGCTCATCCTCTCAAACCTTAAATTCGTCGTTTCAATAGCGAACAGATACAAAAATACGGGACTGCCCATATCAGACCTTATCAATCAGGGCAACCTCGGTCTGGTGGAGGCGGCGAAACGCTTCGACCACACAAAAGACGTCAAATTCATATCCTATGCCGTCTGGTGGATACGTCAGTCCATAATTCAGGCTCTGGCGGAGCAGTCGGGCACTGTAAAACTGCCCATCAAACAGGCGGGGATCCTCTACAAGATAAACGGCGCAATAGAGAAGCTGAACAAACAGCTGAACCGTGAGCCGAATTCCCACGAACTTGCGGAATACCTTAAAATGGAGGAGGAGGACATCGAAAACGTTCTCCGTGTTTCCAGAAACTACCTTTCTCTGGAAGCTCCCATAAAGGACGGTGAGGATCGTTCGTTCATCGACCTGCTTGAGTCAGGTTCCGCAGATATTGAGGAAGATATCATCGCCAAAACGCTGAAAGCCGCTCTGGACGATATCGTTGACGAACTGGACGAGCGTGAGTCACAGATAATCTCATGGCGTTTCGGTCTGGACGGCGAAGCTCCCAGAACACTGGAAGAGATAGGCGAAAAGATGCAGATAAGCCGTGAGCGTGTGCGTCAGCTTGAGACCCGTGCGCTGGCAAAACTCCGCAAAAAAGCCATGAAAAATAAATTACAGGACTTCCTTAACTAATGAACACCTTCTGGCAGGTTCGACCTGAACACCTGAACCATTACGGAAAGCTTTTCGGCGGCGTGATGCTGAAATGGATAGATGAGGCCGCATGGATGACTGCGTCTCTGGACTTTCCCGGGTGCAAAATGGTCACAGTGGCCATGGACAGCATCGTTTTTAAGCATCAGGTGGTGAACGGTTCCATCCTGAGATTTGAGACCAAACCCAAAAAGATAGGCACAAAATCCATCACCTACACGGTGAACGTTTTTGCCGACGAGCCGGGCGGTGTCATAGAAAAAGAGGTCTTTTCAACCAACATAACCTTCTGCCGCATAGACGCAGAAGGCCGCTCAACAGCCCTTCCCGTATACGAACAGCTTCGCTCAGAGAGTTAATTTCACAAAAAATCCCTTCCCAATAATCGTTTGACAAGCGTTATTTCTGATGATATATAACGTCTATCGTTATATAACTAAAGACATAACGGAGGGGAAAATGAAAAAGATACTTTTAACGGTTCTTGCTGTGGCTGTGTTCAGCTTCAGCGCTTATGCGGAAGATCTTCGCATAGCCGCTGGCGCAGGATACAAAAACCTTGTGGAAGACCTTGCTGCCATCTACGAAGCCAAAACAGGCAAAAAAGCCGAACGGATGTACGGCAACATGGGACAGGTTGCGGCTCAGGTTAAACTGGGCGGCGGAATCTGCCTTGTGATAGGCGAGGAGGCGTTTCTCAAGGCTTCCGGAGTGGCCTACAGCTCTTACACTCCCATCGGAAAGGGTGTTCTGACCCTTGTCACCAGAAAAGGCCTTACTGCCAAAACGCCGGAGGACATCAGAAAACCTGAATTTGCTAAAATAGCACTTCCTGATACTGAGAAGGCAATATACGGGAAAGCAGGGCTTCAGTTCCTGAAAAGCACAGGGCTTTATGCTGACGTTGAAAAAAGGATAATCCCTGCCGCAACAGTGCCTCAGTCGGGTGCATACGCACTTTCCGGAGAGGTTGACGCCGCATTCGTAAACACCACGTTTGCAGGTGCGAACAAGGATAATCTCGGTTCCGTAATAGATATCGAAAAGGGCTACAGCCCTCTTGAGATTAACGCCGCAACACTGCCCGACTGCAGGCTGACTGATGAAGTGAAATCCTTCCTCGATGCAATCAGCTCGCCGGACGGTAAAAAGACAGCCAAGAAACACGGACTGATATAAATGGATCTGTTTCTGAACGAGCTGACCAGCCAGCAGATTATCTTTTCGATATTTCTGACGGCAAAGGTCTGCTTCTGGGCTTTTCTCCTGCACGGGTTCTTCGGAATACTCCTTGCGTGGTATCTGAGCAGTGAGAAAGCCCCGTTCAGAAACGTTATCAATATAATAATCTCATTTCCGCTTGTTTTTCCTCCCATCGCAACGGGCTTTCTTCTGCTGATGGTCTTCGGCAGATTCGGAGTTCTGGGGAAATATCTTCAGCCGCTGGGCGTTGAGATAATCTTTACCCAGAAGGCTCTGGTATTGGCTGCGTTCACAGCCGGACTGCCTCTGGTGGTCAAGCCCATTCAGTCGGCCATAGCCTCATCCGCAAAAAACCTCATCGAAGCCTCTCTGACCCTCGGCAAAAGCAGACTGACCACATTTATCCGTGTCGTTGTGCCAAACGTAAGAAAGAGTATCTTTGCGGGGCTTGCCCTCGGTGTCGGCAGATCAATGGGGGAGGTGGGCATAACCCTTATGATAGGCGGCAATATAATCGGTAAGACAAATACCCTTTCGCTGGAAATATATAATGCCGTTTTCGACGGTAATTATTTGCGTGCGGGGGTTCTCTGCGTTATACTTCTGGGAGTCTCCGTTATCCTCTTTACCCTTCTGAGGAGGATGGAGACAAGGAGCGTTTAAAATGTTTTTCACTGAAAATGATATAGACAGATGGATAGAAGAGGATATCCCCTACATAGACCTGACAACCACCCTCACTGATTTTTCAAAAGACAGGCTGAATATTAAATATACCGCAAGGGACAGCATTACGCTGAGCGCATGCGAGGCGGCGGTGCGTGTGCTTGAAAAGACAGGCTGTCAGGTGCATTCTGCACGCAGAAGCGGGGACAGCGTTTCTGCCGGAGAGCTTATCATCGAGGCGGAAGGAACGCCGCAGGCTGTGCACACAGGATGGCGGGTGTCTCTCAACCTGATGGAATATTCCTCCGGCATAGCAACACGAACTAAAAAACTTGTGACGGCGGCAAAGGCCGTCAATCCGGATATTGTTGTCAGCGGCACACGCAAAGCCTTTCCCGGCACACGCAGGCTCTCCGTTCAGGCTCTGATGGCTGGCGGGGCAGTCCCCCACAGGCTTGGCCTTTCCGAGACGGTGCTGTTTTTTTCTGCTCACTACGACAACGCCGGCGGACTGGATGCTCTGCTTGAAAAAATGCCCGAAATACGCCTGAAATGCCTTGAAAAGAAGATAGAAATAGAGCTTGAAAAGCTCTCTGACATTGAAAAAGCAGTTAAGGCGGGTGTGGACAGCATTCAGACGGACAAAATGACCCCTTCGCAGGTGGCTGAGACAGTGAAGCTGGTGAAGGTTTTGAATCCGGCTGTAAAAGTTCTGGCCGCAGGCGGCATAAGCATCGACAACGCCGCAGAATATGCCGCAACGGGGGCGGATATGCTCGTAACCTCGTGGATGTACTTCGGAAAACCCGCAGACATAAAGGCATCCATAAGCTAGATGTCAAGTTTATTTGTATTGCCTGACATATGTTTATCAGGTATATTATTCTTAGTTTTCCGTAATCCTAACCGGAGTATTACTGCATGGCATCAAAAAAAGTCAAAAACTTCATCATCGACACAAACGTTATCCTCTACTCTCCCAACTGTCTCGAAACATTCGACAACAACAACATAATTCTTCCCGCTGTTGTTCTGGAAGAGGTGGATTCGTTTAAAAAGAATCTTGACCTGAACGGCTATAACGCCAGAAGTTTCATCCGTATTGTGGAAAAGTACAGGGAGGAGAAAGAGGGCGATCTGCTGAAAGGCATCAAACTCGATTCCGGCGGCACATTCACCATCCGCTTTCAGGATGAGAAGACAAGAGGACTTATCCCCGCAGGATTCGACCTCAGCAAAAACGACAACATAATCCTCGCTACTGCTCTTCAGATCAAGCAGGATTCGAAAATGGAGACGATAATCGTTTCCAAAGACGTTAATCTGCGCATCAAGGCAAACGCCGTGGGGCTGGATGCCGAGGACTATTACCATGAAAAGACCACATCGTTCATCGATCAGTCTGACGACACGCTGTTCGTTATGGACGACTACATAAACACGCTCTATCAGGAGAAGGAACTGCCTATTCCCGATGGCGTGCGCAGGCAGGACGGCGAGGTTTTCGCCCCCAGAATGAACGAATATTTCATCCTGAAAGGTGAAATCAGCCCTCAGAAGAGTGCCCTTGTGCGCTATGTCGGCAACGGAAACCCGCTGGACGGAGCTTTCAAACTGCTCCACCAGAACGAACCCATTCTGGGCGTCACTCCCGCCAACAGAAAGCAGATTTATCTCATGGATTCTCTGCTCGACCCTGACATCGACGTGGTATTTGCAATAGGTATCGCAGGTACTGGAAAAACCCTTCTCGCACTCTGTGCGGGGCTTCATTCCGTTCTCAACGACAGATATAAAAGACTCGTTGTAACCCGTTCCCCCATCCCCATGG
This genomic stretch from Seleniivibrio woodruffii harbors:
- a CDS encoding energy transducer TonB, whose translation is MRYIFWVFLLISFLLHLFLLDVLHLPQGEKKREKPVDIQIIPKEKPKEKTGQPEPSPKRYVPPTHLDEQKETHIEEDRPSPPKQQKKAAVKNGEDRKKSPDRTPAQKPSAAEEKPAPQPPTALPPKSTADMPKVSPDTPKQSIPSTADRDAERKRIDSIMNPKDVIEKYATGGSEVTGEDTVSMQYVKMRYQSYFYKFASRLYRVWTYPPEAAMRGEGGIVQASFIVSRDGSISSIRIIRSSGYPDLDNEVITALKKMSGVPLPESYNLDNLKVDAFFHYINGNRFRVY
- a CDS encoding Hsp20/alpha crystallin family protein, with product MAIVRWDPLKDLMTMHDRMNKIFDETLSKTAHGSYGDWLPPVDIYETDSEIVIIAELPGVKEDELDIQMADGVLVLKGEKKYPVDGDSDNYYRLERSYGKFNRSFAIPNNVDVNSVKASLKDGLLKITLQKRTEVQPKVIKVETE
- the dnaJ gene encoding molecular chaperone DnaJ translates to MSQDYYAILGVAKSATEDEIKKAYRKLARKYHPDVNPGDKSAEDKFKEISEAYGVLSDAEKRKQYDSLGHDAFKNGGHGYDFSGANFEDIRNHFGGFDMNDIFGNMFGGGFGGGGRRRSDTPVQGEDINLTVQVPFKDAVFGNEYEISVNHTEKCASCNGKGGDKVTCPTCNGSGQSMNQRGGMFSVSACPTCKGHGQISKNVCSVCKGSGYKNVQEKIKVRIPKGVDKNSKIRVAGKGNAGRNGGPQGDLYIITNVQDHDVFERKGDNIYVNVEVDMFEAALGTKINLPTPYGTISMNIPAGTQPGQTFRVKNKGVPSLKGSAAGDLYVVIKVRVPQVAVEKDREALSDMQHRYSDDARQRLIDKARL
- a CDS encoding heat shock protein transcriptional repressor HspR, which translates into the protein MRSKPLYVISIVSEMFDLHPQTLRQYERLGFINPQRSQGNTRLYSDEDLETLKFILTLTKDMGVNLAGVEVIMNMKNQIEELKAQNDTMRRFIMENADSINAKREGLVPVKENRIIKVRIEKE
- the clpB gene encoding ATP-dependent chaperone ClpB, which produces MINFNKMTIKAQEAVQAALDDAESRNHQQLLPEHLLFALIKQEDGIVTPLLHKAGVNVSKLLDETERIINKQPKVEGSVQLYMSQEAKKALDYAFNSLKKFGDEYVSTEHILMGVGENAGYDLRTALSSCGYSLNTILKAYEATKGSSRVTDQNPEDKMNVLDKYTIDLTEAARKGKLDPVIGRDEEIRRVIHVLSRRTKNNPVLIGEPGVGKTAIAEGLAQRIINGDVPESLKNRTVAVLDMGALIAGTKFRGEFEDRLKAILNAIKEREGEIVLFIDEMHTLVGAGKSDGAMDAANLLKPALARGELHCIGATTLDEYKKYVEKDSALERRFQPVYVKEPTVEDTVSILRGLKERYEVHHGVRIKDSALVAAAHLADKYISDRFMPDKAIDLIDEATARIRMEIDSLPTELDELERKITQLEIDKQALKKEQDAASRQRLEKLENELANLREQASAMRMAWQNEKNVIQQVRTIKEQIEQAKHDMAQAERFGDLQKASEIKYGTLVNLNKDMETANLKLTELQKSKRMLKEEVDEEDIAAVISKWTGIPATKLLEAEADKLINMEKYLHKRVIGQDNAIAAVCESVRRSRAGLNDPNKPLGSFIFLGPTGVGKTELAKSLAEFLFDSEDAIVRIDMSEYMEKHAVARLIGAPPGYVGYEEGGQLTEAVRRRPYCVILLDEIEKAHPDVFNVLLQLLDDGRLTDSKGRTVSFKNCVVIMTSNIASDLIHESFAKEGSWQEKYGEIQKIATGQLSMFFRPEFLNRIDDIIVFHPLGMEHIADIAEILMQGFAKRVAENNIELSWDKSVIDEIIKAGFDPSYGARPMKRAIRRLVENFVAEKIIRGELKQGDKAQLSFTNGGMQIILS
- a CDS encoding sigma-70 family RNA polymerase sigma factor — encoded protein: MSEETEETLDETEQLDEEEIEEAAEQAEMPAPVSENSLKQYLNSISRYKPLTKEQEYDLGVRIAGGDQEALNKLILSNLKFVVSIANRYKNTGLPISDLINQGNLGLVEAAKRFDHTKDVKFISYAVWWIRQSIIQALAEQSGTVKLPIKQAGILYKINGAIEKLNKQLNREPNSHELAEYLKMEEEDIENVLRVSRNYLSLEAPIKDGEDRSFIDLLESGSADIEEDIIAKTLKAALDDIVDELDERESQIISWRFGLDGEAPRTLEEIGEKMQISRERVRQLETRALAKLRKKAMKNKLQDFLN
- a CDS encoding acyl-CoA thioesterase, which encodes MNTFWQVRPEHLNHYGKLFGGVMLKWIDEAAWMTASLDFPGCKMVTVAMDSIVFKHQVVNGSILRFETKPKKIGTKSITYTVNVFADEPGGVIEKEVFSTNITFCRIDAEGRSTALPVYEQLRSES
- the modA gene encoding molybdate ABC transporter substrate-binding protein, coding for MKKILLTVLAVAVFSFSAYAEDLRIAAGAGYKNLVEDLAAIYEAKTGKKAERMYGNMGQVAAQVKLGGGICLVIGEEAFLKASGVAYSSYTPIGKGVLTLVTRKGLTAKTPEDIRKPEFAKIALPDTEKAIYGKAGLQFLKSTGLYADVEKRIIPAATVPQSGAYALSGEVDAAFVNTTFAGANKDNLGSVIDIEKGYSPLEINAATLPDCRLTDEVKSFLDAISSPDGKKTAKKHGLI
- a CDS encoding molybdate ABC transporter permease subunit, which codes for MDLFLNELTSQQIIFSIFLTAKVCFWAFLLHGFFGILLAWYLSSEKAPFRNVINIIISFPLVFPPIATGFLLLMVFGRFGVLGKYLQPLGVEIIFTQKALVLAAFTAGLPLVVKPIQSAIASSAKNLIEASLTLGKSRLTTFIRVVVPNVRKSIFAGLALGVGRSMGEVGITLMIGGNIIGKTNTLSLEIYNAVFDGNYLRAGVLCVILLGVSVILFTLLRRMETRSV
- the modD gene encoding ModD protein, with the protein product MFFTENDIDRWIEEDIPYIDLTTTLTDFSKDRLNIKYTARDSITLSACEAAVRVLEKTGCQVHSARRSGDSVSAGELIIEAEGTPQAVHTGWRVSLNLMEYSSGIATRTKKLVTAAKAVNPDIVVSGTRKAFPGTRRLSVQALMAGGAVPHRLGLSETVLFFSAHYDNAGGLDALLEKMPEIRLKCLEKKIEIELEKLSDIEKAVKAGVDSIQTDKMTPSQVAETVKLVKVLNPAVKVLAAGGISIDNAAEYAATGADMLVTSWMYFGKPADIKASIS
- a CDS encoding PhoH family protein, giving the protein MASKKVKNFIIDTNVILYSPNCLETFDNNNIILPAVVLEEVDSFKKNLDLNGYNARSFIRIVEKYREEKEGDLLKGIKLDSGGTFTIRFQDEKTRGLIPAGFDLSKNDNIILATALQIKQDSKMETIIVSKDVNLRIKANAVGLDAEDYYHEKTTSFIDQSDDTLFVMDDYINTLYQEKELPIPDGVRRQDGEVFAPRMNEYFILKGEISPQKSALVRYVGNGNPLDGAFKLLHQNEPILGVTPANRKQIYLMDSLLDPDIDVVFAIGIAGTGKTLLALCAGLHSVLNDRYKRLVVTRSPIPMGRDLGYLPGNINEKLDPWLKPIYDNMEFIVYMMDKGRIEVKDEYLSKNQMHEATIDYLKASKMLEIEALTYIRGRTLMETFLVVDEAQNLSPHEIKTIITRAGINSKLVFTGDLKQIDNPYLNERDNGLVNASEKFTYARYKHASTIYLDKGERSRLATIAAEIL